The following is a genomic window from Bosea sp. RAC05.
TGAGCCTCGTACTCGAACCGAGACTGATCATCGCCGACGAGCCGACCACGGCGCTGGATGTCACGACCGAGGCTCAGGTTCTCACGCTCCTGAAGGAACTGCAGCAGCGGCATGGCACCGCCTTGCTGTTCATCACCCACAACTTTGGCGTGGTGGCCGAGATCGCCGATCGCGTGGCCGTGATGCGGTCGGGCGAGCTTGTCGAGTACGGGGCGGTCGGCGATGTGCTGACGAACCCGCAACACCCCTATACGCGTGCTCTGATCGATGCCGTTCCCAGCCTGGTGCCCCGCCCCAATCCAGGCGCGCCGGCCCGCTCGATGGCCGAACCCATCCTCAAGGTTCGGGGCCTGGAGAAAACCTATGGTCGCCCCAGCGTTGGGCCGGCCTGGCTGGCGCGTCTGCTGCCTTGGATCGGCAAGGGGGGGCGTGGAGCCGTCAAGGCGGTCGATCAGGTCGACCTCGACATCATGCGCGGCACCGCGGTCGCGCTGGTGGGCGAGTCGGGATCGGGCAAGTCCACCCTGGCGCGCTGTCTGATCGGTCTGGAAACGGCGGATGCCGGGTCGGCCGTCATTGCCGGCGACGAGATCGTCGGGTTGAGCCGCAGCGGCTGGCGTCCGCTTCGCGCCCGCATCCAGATGGTGTTCCAGGATCCGTTTGCTTCGCTCAACCCGCGCACCAGGGTTGGCGACATCATCGCGCGCGGCGCCGTTCTCCAGGGCGAGACTCCGGCTGCCGCCATGGCTCAGGCGCAGGCGCTGCTCAAGCTGGTCGGGCTCGAGGCCAAGGCGGCCGAGCGCTTCCCGCACGAATTCTCCGGTGGCCAGCGTCAGCGCATCGGCATCGCCCGGGCGCTCGCCGTGAAGCCCGATATCCTGATCGCCGATGAACCGGTCTCCGCGCTCGATGTCTCCGTGCAGAAGCAGGTCTTGGATCTGCTCGACGATCTCCGACGCCGGCTGGGCCTCACCATGCTCTTCATCACCCATGATCTGCGCGTCGCGGCGCATGTCTGCGAGGAGATCGTCGTGCTGAAGGGCGGACGGATCGTCGAGCAGGGGGCGACGGCGGATATCTTCGCCGATCCCCAGCACGAATACACCCGTATGCTGCTCGCCTCGGTGCCCGGCCGGGATTGGCAGCGCCTTGGCCGGCACGATCCGGCGGGTCGGCTCACGTGAACGCGGGACGCCAACCGGCTGCGCCAGTCACATGTCGCCGACCGCCGGTGGCGTCGGCGAGGGCCGGGTCAAAGCGCTGATCCTGTCGGGATTGGTCGCGTTTGAAAGGCTGAGTCGGGAAGGCGGCCGTTGCCGGGGTGAAGTCGGCCGACACCACGATCGGCGCGTCGGCCCTCAGGTTGGTCCTGCCTATGCTCACCCAGGCGCTGATGCTCATGCAAGCTCTCGGGTTCGACCGCTGATCGTCATGACTTCACGTCAGATCAGGCGGGCTGTCGAGGACGGCTGATCGGGCCTCGCCGCGAGGCGGCGAGCTTCGCTCGGCAACATTGCCAACAATGTCGACCGGCTCGCCTTGCATGAGCGGGCCAAAGCCGCGCGATGAAACGGCCCGCAACTGGCAAAAGATGCCAAAATCGGCTCGAGATGACGACCCTTAGGCGGCCCAGGGCTGATCATCATGCCGAAATCGCGCCGAGCCACGACCGCGCCAGAAATCAGACGGTTTGTGCCGGAGACCCAGCGTACTCGTCGAGAGCACCAGATTTCGTGCCCTCGGTTGAGGCGATGCGTGGCCCGCATCCGCAGGGCGCATCGGTGGCTAGTAGCGTGTTCACCTTTTCATCCTATGAGCGATCAGGAGTGCCCGTTTGTCTCTTATGAGCTTGTAAAATCCGGAGAACCAAGTGGATGTGCTCAAGCCGCTGCTGGCGGCGATTGCAGGCGGTGTCGTGACAGCGATTTTGTCGTTATTGGTCGCAAGAGCAAAATCGCGACCCGACATCAGAGGATGGCGGCATCTCAAGCCAAGCCCGATGCATTGGGCTGGTATCGGGCTTGGTGGTGGCCTCTGTTTATTGATGGTCTATATTCGATTATTTGTCGGATCGTCACGGGCCGACGCCGAAACACAGATGACAATCCTGACCTGGCTCATCATCTTATTTGGCTTGTTGACGATCGCGACAGCCATCGCCATGCATGCACTTCAGCGACGTAGTGTCCGGTGGCGCGGAACGAGTCTGTCGTTCAAAAGGGGTTCGGTGACGGAGCAGCGGAAGTTCGACGAAGTCCAGCAGGTCCGGGTCAATCCGCTAGGGCAGGCGGTTGTGTTTTTTGCCGACGGCTCGTTCCTGCGGATTGACCCGCACGCCTCTGGTGCCAGTGAACTGCTGGAATTGTTGGAGGAACGCAACGCGCGGTCCGGCAACAGAATATCGCCCGAATGACCGGATTCAGCGGGGATCGGGATCACTCCCGGAGCAGCGATTTCGTGTCGCCAGCAGCCTTCCGGCGCATTGCTTTCAGCCGCTGGTGATGGGTCACTGATCTGACGCGACCACTCCGCCACGTAGGGCGCTGCCAATCGTTGGGCTCCGCACTCGGACGTCGTGCCGGGTGATTTCGTGGCCAGCTGCGCCACTTAAGCTGGGTACAGCTCATCGAGATGGGCCCAGATTGGGACCCGACTTGGGGACTGTCGGGGCTGTAATGGCCCTCGGTCGCCCGTTTCAACGAGCTATCAAGTGATTTTGGTTCGAAATGGGGAAGTGGCGGAGACGGAGGGGTCCGAACTGTTTCCCGCGCAAGCGCTTGCTTCTGCACTCGCTTCGGCCTCCAGAGGGCCGGTTGCTGCGACAGCGCCCTGTGACAGAATGCAATGATGTTCGAGGGATTTGCGCAATCGGAGGCCGCTTTGCCGCCGACCTCACGCGATCGAAGAGCGGCTTCCACCTCGTCGCGGCCTATTGCTTGAAGCAATTCTCCCGATGCCATTGCAGGAAGCGCGGGTGCGGGCGCTCGCGCGGACTGTGCGGCGCAAAGGCCCGTCCTGCCCTGTTCACGAAGCTGCGGATGCCGTCAGGGTCGTTGGCCTGGCGGGAGATGAGGATGTCGAGGTCGTCAGAGAGGCTGATCAAGCCGCGATCGAACATCCAGTGAGCCGTTCCGGAAAGCGCGATGCCGTTGTTGACGACGTCCGGACCGTTCGCCTCGACCGGCCGGATATGCGCGGCATCGACCTCGGCACGGCCGCCGCCGTTGATCAGCTTCAGCCCTGTGATGGCACACCGCTCATCGTACGCACGGAGAACCACGCGCCGAAACACGCGATCCCGGACGACCCGGTTGGCGACGACGGCCAGCCGCTCGCGCTCCTGTTCGAAGACGAATGGCGCCTGGGTCTCGGCGAACCCGGACCCGGCATCCAGTTGGTCCGACCTTGGCAGCAAATCGTTTTGCTGATCCAGGCCTAGGGCGAGGATGCGATCGAAGTCGGTCGGCGAAATAGGCCGTACAGCGGCCTGCGCTCGGCCGGAAATGCGTCCGTCCTCGTTCAGGACGCCTCTCTCGACCGGTGCGCCATCGGCATCTGCGAACGGCACCGGCCGGGCGAAGTCGAGATAGCTGCCCGGCTCGATGATGGCGACGTACATGCCGGAAGCGGCAGGGTCGGGGATGACCTCCTGAACCCGTGCGATCGCGTAGTACCCGCGAGTGCCTTTCAGCTTGCGAGGTTCATAATAGATGATCCAGTCGTCGATACAGGCCCGCACGCGACCGAGATACGGGCGCGGGAACTGATAGCGCTCCGCCGGGCTGTCGTCGTAGATCGAGTCGGGGCGGTGAATGAAAACGCCGAAGGCCATCGCGGCACCATAAGGGTCTCAGCCGTTCCGCCCAAACCCCGAATGATCGAGCGGCCGTCTCCAGTGATGGAGAGCAGTCAGCGCCATAAGCTGACGCTGGCTCGCCGCCGGGAAGCCGACGTTGAAAGCGCCCGGCCCAAGGACGGCTTGATGCCGGATCAGCCTGTCACGGCAGGTCTATGATCTCGACCCAGTTCGGGTTCTTGCCCAGCGGCAGCCGCTGCAGTTCCTTCAGTCCGCCGGTTTCCGGATCGATGCCGTAGAGCGTCGCCGAATTCGATTTCTGGCCCGCCGCCACCAGGAATTGCCCTCGCGGGTCGATGTTGAACCCGCGCGGCTGCGTTTCGGTGGCGAAATGGCCGGCTGCGGTCAGGGCGCCGCTCTGACCATCGACCTTGAAGGCCGCGATCGTGTTCGAGGTGCGCTCCGAGGCATAGAGGAAGCGCCCGTCCGGCGTGATGCGGATTTCGGCGGCTGCCGGTGCCCCGCCGCTGAAGCCGGCCGGCATCAGGCTGATACTGCCAAGCCTGGACAGCACACCCTTGGCCGCGTCGAAGCGATGGCTGTCCACCGTGCCGTCAAGTTCGTTGACGAGGTAGAGAAACCGGTCGTTCGGGTGAAAGACGAAGTGGCGCGGGCCTGCGCCTTGCTTGGTCTCGACGAAGGGCGGTTCGTTGGGCGCAACCTGCCCGGTCGCGGCGTCGAAGCGGTATTGCAGCAGGATGTCGCCACCGAGATTGCTGGCGAAAAGGTACCGGTTCGAGCGGTCGGTCAGGATCGCGTGGGCATGCTTGCGCGTCTCAAGCACCTGAACCGGCTCGCCCTTGGCCGCGCCGTTCGGGCCGATCGGATTGATCGCGATCTTGTGGCCCGTATAGGAGGCGCTCAGCAGGAAGCGGCCCGTCCTGTCGGTGGCGACATAGGCCATGTTGTCCGGCAGTGGCACGGTCGAAAGAAGGTCGAGCCGGCCGCTGTGCGGATCAATGGCGAAGGAGCTCACCGAGAAGGGCTGCGAGCGCAACGAGACATAGAGATGGCGACGATCCGGCGAGATCGCCATGGGCATCGCGGTGCCGCTGACGGCCATCGTCTCGACGGGTTTCAGCTGATGGGATGAGGCGTCGAGCTCCAGCACGCTGATCTCGCGGCTGTCGGCGTTCGAGACATAGACCATGGTCTTTGCGGCAGCCGGCATGGCGCTCATCATGACAGCAAACAGCGCCGCAGCGCCCGTGTTGTTCCTCGGCATGGTGTTTCCCCTGACGGTCTTTCGTCTGCCATGGCTGGCGCGTGACCTTGAGGGGAGACTATTCGGGCCCGGATCGATGAGGGACAGCCCAAAGGGCGTATCGACCGATCCAATCGACGCATCGTGGAACCAGATACGTCGACACAAGACAATGCAGCCGCCCGGACGGGGCGGCAGCGTCGAGGTCGGCGATGGGGCGGGCTCAGGCGGCGGCGCGCTGGCGCGTCGCGAATTCGCTGGTGTCGAGCCGGGCGACGAGCGCCGCGAGTTCCGCCGTCTCGCTCTCGCTGAGATCGGTCAGCGGGGTCCGCACCGGCCCGGAGTCCCGACCGATGACCCTCATGCCGGCCTTGATGATCGAGACGGCATAGCCGCGCTTGCGGTTGCGGATGGCGATCAGCGGCAGGATGAAGTCGCGCAGACCCGCCTGGACCATGTCGCGGTCGCGGCGGCGCACCGCGGCATAGAAGGTCGTCGAGAACTGCGGGACGAAGTTGAACACCGCGGAGGAATAGGTCGTGACGCCCATCTCGAGATAGGGCAGCGCAAAGGTCTCGGCGGTCGGCAGGCCGCCGATATAGGTCAGGCGGTCGCCCAGGCGCAGATGGATGCGGGTCATCAGCTCGATGTCGCCGATGCCGTCCTTGTAGCCGACGAGGTTGGGGTTGCGCTCGCAGAGCTTCGCCAACGTCTCTTCGGTGATGATCGCGTTGTCGCGGT
Proteins encoded in this region:
- a CDS encoding ABC transporter ATP-binding protein, translated to MTEAPRTQAGPSPAVPADPVLEIRDLSVALPAWADRRLAVNAVSLTVGRGETLCVVGESGSGKSVMARSILRLLPEPHLRIVNGQVLLDGEDLALADDRRMRQIRGGRIAMVFQEPMVSLNPLMTIGRQIEEILEVHTDWSKAERRRRVVATFEDVRLPNPDFIVGAYPHELSGGQRQRVMIAMSLVLEPRLIIADEPTTALDVTTEAQVLTLLKELQQRHGTALLFITHNFGVVAEIADRVAVMRSGELVEYGAVGDVLTNPQHPYTRALIDAVPSLVPRPNPGAPARSMAEPILKVRGLEKTYGRPSVGPAWLARLLPWIGKGGRGAVKAVDQVDLDIMRGTAVALVGESGSGKSTLARCLIGLETADAGSAVIAGDEIVGLSRSGWRPLRARIQMVFQDPFASLNPRTRVGDIIARGAVLQGETPAAAMAQAQALLKLVGLEAKAAERFPHEFSGGQRQRIGIARALAVKPDILIADEPVSALDVSVQKQVLDLLDDLRRRLGLTMLFITHDLRVAAHVCEEIVVLKGGRIVEQGATADIFADPQHEYTRMLLASVPGRDWQRLGRHDPAGRLT
- a CDS encoding HNH endonuclease; amino-acid sequence: MAFGVFIHRPDSIYDDSPAERYQFPRPYLGRVRACIDDWIIYYEPRKLKGTRGYYAIARVQEVIPDPAASGMYVAIIEPGSYLDFARPVPFADADGAPVERGVLNEDGRISGRAQAAVRPISPTDFDRILALGLDQQNDLLPRSDQLDAGSGFAETQAPFVFEQERERLAVVANRVVRDRVFRRVVLRAYDERCAITGLKLINGGGRAEVDAAHIRPVEANGPDVVNNGIALSGTAHWMFDRGLISLSDDLDILISRQANDPDGIRSFVNRAGRAFAPHSPRERPHPRFLQWHRENCFKQ
- a CDS encoding lactonase family protein gives rise to the protein MPRNNTGAAALFAVMMSAMPAAAKTMVYVSNADSREISVLELDASSHQLKPVETMAVSGTAMPMAISPDRRHLYVSLRSQPFSVSSFAIDPHSGRLDLLSTVPLPDNMAYVATDRTGRFLLSASYTGHKIAINPIGPNGAAKGEPVQVLETRKHAHAILTDRSNRYLFASNLGGDILLQYRFDAATGQVAPNEPPFVETKQGAGPRHFVFHPNDRFLYLVNELDGTVDSHRFDAAKGVLSRLGSISLMPAGFSGGAPAAAEIRITPDGRFLYASERTSNTIAAFKVDGQSGALTAAGHFATETQPRGFNIDPRGQFLVAAGQKSNSATLYGIDPETGGLKELQRLPLGKNPNWVEIIDLP
- the kdgD gene encoding 5-dehydro-4-deoxyglucarate dehydratase; the encoded protein is MSKMTPQEMARHIGNGLLSFPVTPFTAGNTFDETRYRSNLDWLCGYEVAGLFAAGGTGEFFSLSPAEVVAVVATAVQETRGRVPVLAGVGHGTQIATELAGAVEHVGADGILLLPPYLVFSEQEGLAAHIEAVCKATKLGVIVYNRDNAIITEETLAKLCERNPNLVGYKDGIGDIELMTRIHLRLGDRLTYIGGLPTAETFALPYLEMGVTTYSSAVFNFVPQFSTTFYAAVRRRDRDMVQAGLRDFILPLIAIRNRKRGYAVSIIKAGMRVIGRDSGPVRTPLTDLSESETAELAALVARLDTSEFATRQRAAA